The genomic interval CTCGCCCGCCGAAGGCTTTCTCCTTCGGATCGGTTGAATGGTAGCGCTGTGTCCATTCGGCGTCCTCACGCGTTTCGATCTTGTGCCATAACCGCACGGTGTCCGGTCGCGCGGCGCGCTCGGGCGCGTAGCTGTCCACGTGGTGCCAGCGGCCGTCCTGCAACGCGACCGCGAAGATGTACATGATGCTGTGGTCCAGCGTTTCGCGGCTGGCTTTCGGGTCCATCTTTTGCGGGTCGTTCGCGCCGGTGCCGATGACGAAGTGCGTGTGATGGCTCGTGTGGATCGTGATCTTCTCGATGGACTCGAAATCGGGAATTTGCGCGCGCATCTTGAATGCGAGATCGATGAGCGCCTGCGACTGGTACTCCGCCGAATGCTCTTTCGTATACGACTCGAGGATCATGCGCTTGGGCTCGCCGGGCTCGGGCAACGGCACCTCGTACGCAGCGTTTGCGCCATCGAGCATGTAGGCAATGATGCTGTCTTCGCCTTCGTAAACCGGCGACGGGCTGCCCTCGCCGCGCATGGCGCGATCGACAGCCTCTACCGCAAGCTTGCCCGCGTGCGCGGGGGCGTAGGCCTTCCAACTCGAGATTTCGCCTTTGCGCGACTGGCGCGTCGTGAACGATACGTGAACGGCTTGTTGCACGGCCTGATAGATCGCTTCCGTGTCGAGACTCAACAACGCGCCGATGCCCGCGGCCTGCGCGGGGCACAGGTGCGCGATGTGATCCTTCTTGTGCTTGTGCAGGCAAATCGCTTTCACGAGCGCGATCTGGATTTCGTAGCCGGTGAGAATGCCGCGCACGAGGTCGCGGCCCGTCAGTCCGCGTTTTGCGCCGCACTGTTGGGCGACGGCGAGAATCGGCGGGATGTTGTCACCGGGATGCGAGTAGTCCGCGGCGAGGAAGGTGTCGTGCATATCGAGTTCGCGGACGGCCGTTCCGTTCGCCCACGCCGCCCACTCGGCGTCGAACGCTTGCGTATTTTCAACGCCGAACACCTGCGCGCCGCTTGCGCGCGGGTGTGCCACGGCCTGGCTGCGCGCGCTCGCCACCGGACGCCGGTTGATTGCCGCCAAGGCCACTGCCGCGTTGTCGATAATGCGATTGACGACCATGTCCTGCGCCGCGGGATCGATCGGCGCGCGATCGTTCGCGACGGCGGCGATCTTCCACGCCAACTGTTCCTCGCGCGGCAACGGTTCTTTCGACGGATACACGCGAACGGTGTGCAACTTCATTAGGCAGTCGTCCCCTCTTTCCGCAAGTTTGGCATTTTCACTTTCCGTGCGCGCCAGCGACGATTCGGCGCGGCGCGGCGGAGCTTATTCTTCAACGCTCTTATACTTCTCGAGCTGGTCCGGTTTGAGCACGCCTTCGATCGCCTTCTTCATCGCGTCGCGCTTGGCTTCGAGCGCTTTTTCCAGTTCGGCTGCGGACGCGCCAGCTTTCCGCGACGCCGCGTACAATTCGTCCGCCGCGTTCTGAATCCCGCCAAGCTGCACATTGTAGATCGTCCTGACCTTTTCCTGCTGGGCCGTGTTGAGGCCAACATCCTCGGTCAGTTTCGTCACGCGATTCGTCACGTGCTCGTCGTACAAATCGCGCCGCCGCTTTTTCTCGTACGCCTCGAATTT from Candidatus Hydrogenedentota bacterium carries:
- a CDS encoding MmgE/PrpD family protein; this encodes MKLHTVRVYPSKEPLPREEQLAWKIAAVANDRAPIDPAAQDMVVNRIIDNAAVALAAINRRPVASARSQAVAHPRASGAQVFGVENTQAFDAEWAAWANGTAVRELDMHDTFLAADYSHPGDNIPPILAVAQQCGAKRGLTGRDLVRGILTGYEIQIALVKAICLHKHKKDHIAHLCPAQAAGIGALLSLDTEAIYQAVQQAVHVSFTTRQSRKGEISSWKAYAPAHAGKLAVEAVDRAMRGEGSPSPVYEGEDSIIAYMLDGANAAYEVPLPEPGEPKRMILESYTKEHSAEYQSQALIDLAFKMRAQIPDFESIEKITIHTSHHTHFVIGTGANDPQKMDPKASRETLDHSIMYIFAVALQDGRWHHVDSYAPERAARPDTVRLWHKIETREDAEWTQRYHSTDPKEKAFGGRVEIAFKDGKKLVDELAVANAHSLGARPFQRADYIRKFHTLTQGIVSEKEAKRFLDVVQSLPELDARDFGALNVQADACELTCAERDERGIF